CAAACAAGTACGGTGTTCCGAGAATGGCCTTTGTCAACAAAATGGACAGAACCGGCGCCGATTTTTACAATGTGATCGATCAAATGAAATCCCGCCTGAAGGCCACTCCCGTTCCGCTTCAGATACCCATCGGCTCGGAAGATAACTTCCGCGGTGTTGTTGACCTGATGAGCATGCGAGCATTCATTTGGGACGACTCCACTCTTGGCAAAAACTTCGAGGAAATTGATATCCCGGAAGATCTTCAGGAAAAAGCGGATGAGTTCCGCAAAATCATGATCGAATCAATAGCCGATTATGATGACTCTCTCATGGAAAAGTACCTGATGGAAGAAGAGATTACGGGTGAGGAACTTGAGGCTGCTTTCCGCAAAGCGACCATCGATCTCAGCATTACACCTGTACTGTGCGGTTCTGCTTTTAAAAACAAGGGGATTCAGACACTGCTGAACTCCATTGTCAAGTATATGCCGTCACCGATGGATGTTGATGGCATTGAAGGTACCGACGCCAAAGGAAACGGTGAGAAGCTTGTTCGCAAAACCAGTATTGAAGAACCCTTCTCTGCTCTCGCGTTCAAAATCATGACCGACCCGTATGTCGGAAAACTGACCTTCGTCAGAGTATATTCCGGCGAATTGTCGGCAGGCTCATATGTGCTGAATGCATCAACAGGAAAGAAAGAACGTGTCGGACGGCTGCTGAAAATGCATGCCAATTCCAAAGAAGACATTAAGGAGGTCAGAGCCGGTGATATCTGTGCAGTTGTTGGAATCAAGAGCGTGCACACCGGTGACACACTTTGTGATGAAAAGTCACCCATCATTCTTGAGCAGATGGTCTTCCCCGAGCCTGTTATCAAACTCGCTGTTGAACCCAAAACAAAGGCGGACAATGACAAGCTGACAACAGGACTGGCAAAGCTGGCTGAGGAAGATCCTACCTTCAAGGTCAATGTAGACGATGAAACCGCCCAGACAACCATCGCCGGTATGGGTGAGCTTCACCTGGAGGTTATTGTAGATCGTCTGAAGCGTGAATTCAAGGTGGAAGCCAACGTCGGACAGCCGCAGGTTTCCTACCGCGAAGCTATTACCAAACCGGTTACCCATCGCGAAATTTACAAGAAGCAGACCGGTGGTAAGGGTAAATTCGCTGATATCGAATTCGAGATCATGCCACTGGAAGACAACACCGGCTTCGAGTTTGTTGATGAAGTCGTAGGAGGAAATATCCCCAGAGAATATATGTCTTCAGTAGAAAAAGGCTTCAAAGGGGCTATGGAGAGCGGCGTGCTTGCAAACTATACCGTTGAAGGTGTAAAAGTCAGAGTTTTTGACGGATCTTACCACGATGTCGACTCTGACGCAGTCAGTTTCGAAATGTGCGCCAAACTCGGATTTAAATCAGCTGCCCGAAAAGCCTCCCCGATACTCCTTGAACCGGTAATGAAAGTGGAAGTAATCACTCCGGAAGAGTACATGGGTGATATTATCGGTGACCTGAACGGGCGCAGAGGAGTCATCGGAAAAATGGAAAACAGGGTAGAAGGATCGGTAATTGATGCTGAAGTTCCGTTGTCGGAAATGTTCGGCTACTCCACGCATCTCCGGTCACTGTCACAGGGAAGGGCAGTTTACTCGATGGAGTTCAAGAAATATGCTCCGGTTCCCGAATCTATTGCAAAAGAAGTAATTGAAGAAAAAGCATAAATTATAAAGCTCAATACACTTAGCTATGGCAAAAGAAACATTTCAACGGACCAAGCCGCACGTAAACGTAGGAACGATCGGACACGTGGATCACGGCAAGACGACCCTGACCGCAGCGATCACCAAGACCATGGCCAAGCGCTACGGCGGAGTGGCCAAGGATTTTGCTGACATTGACAATGCCCCCGAGGAGCGCGAGCGCGGTATTACCATTGCCACGGCGCACGTGGAGTACGAGACCGAGAGTCGTCACTATGCCCACGTAGACTGCCCCGGTCACGCCGACTATGTCAAGAACATGGTTACCGGAGCGGCCCAGATGGACGGGGCGATTCTGGTGGTAGCGGCCACCGACGGACCGATGCCGCAGACGCGTGAGCACATTCTTCTGGCGCGTCAGGTAGGCGTACCGGAGCTGGTGGTATTCATGAACAAGGTTGACCTTGTTGATGACGAGGAGCTTCTGGAGCTTGTGGAGCTGGAGGTTCGCGAATTGCTGAGCAAGTATGAATTTGACGGCGACGATGCCGCTGTAGTGAAGGGATCGGCCCTGAACGCCCTGAACGGCGAGGAGAAGGCCGAAGACCAGATCATTGAGCTGATGGCGGCCGTGGATGAGAAGATACCTACGCCGGAGCGGGATGTGGACAAGCCGTTTTTGATGCCGGTTGAGGACGTATTCACCATTACCGGGCGTGGCACGGTAGCTACGGGCCGGATCGAGCGTGGCGTGGTCAAGCTCAACCAGGATGTTGACATTGTGGGTATCCGCGAGGAGAAGATGAAGTCGGTAATCACGGGTATCGAGATGTTCCGCCGGATGCTTGACGAAGGCCAGGCCGGAGACAATGCCGGATTGCTGCTTCGCGGCATAGGCAAAGACGACCTGGAGCGCGGGATGGTTATCTGTGCGCCGAACTCGATCACCCCTCACAAGAAGTTTTCCTGCGAGGTGTATGTACTGAGCAAGGATGAGGGCGGGCGTCACACGCCGTTTTTCAAGGGCTATCGCCCGCAGTTCTATTTCCGTACGACCGATGTGACGGGCGTATGTGAGCTTCCCGAAGGCGTGGAGATGGTCATGCCGGGCGACAATGTTGCCATGGAAGTCAACCTGATACAGCCGGTAGCCATGGAAGAAGGACTTCGTTTTGCCATCCGTGAAGGTGGCCGAACCGTAGGTGCCGGCGTAGTAAGTAAAATTCTGGACTAAAACTGATACGCAAGTGGCTACCCAACAAAAAATCAGAATCAAGCTGAAATCATACG
This DNA window, taken from Natronogracilivirga saccharolytica, encodes the following:
- the fusA gene encoding elongation factor G encodes the protein MSATATSNKKVLEQIRKTRNIGIMAHIDAGKTTATERILFYTGISHRLGETHDGAATMDFMDQEKERGITITSAATTCFWDDHRINIIDTPGHVDFTVEVERSLRVLDGAVAVFCAVGAVQPQSETVWRQANKYGVPRMAFVNKMDRTGADFYNVIDQMKSRLKATPVPLQIPIGSEDNFRGVVDLMSMRAFIWDDSTLGKNFEEIDIPEDLQEKADEFRKIMIESIADYDDSLMEKYLMEEEITGEELEAAFRKATIDLSITPVLCGSAFKNKGIQTLLNSIVKYMPSPMDVDGIEGTDAKGNGEKLVRKTSIEEPFSALAFKIMTDPYVGKLTFVRVYSGELSAGSYVLNASTGKKERVGRLLKMHANSKEDIKEVRAGDICAVVGIKSVHTGDTLCDEKSPIILEQMVFPEPVIKLAVEPKTKADNDKLTTGLAKLAEEDPTFKVNVDDETAQTTIAGMGELHLEVIVDRLKREFKVEANVGQPQVSYREAITKPVTHREIYKKQTGGKGKFADIEFEIMPLEDNTGFEFVDEVVGGNIPREYMSSVEKGFKGAMESGVLANYTVEGVKVRVFDGSYHDVDSDAVSFEMCAKLGFKSAARKASPILLEPVMKVEVITPEEYMGDIIGDLNGRRGVIGKMENRVEGSVIDAEVPLSEMFGYSTHLRSLSQGRAVYSMEFKKYAPVPESIAKEVIEEKA
- the tuf gene encoding elongation factor Tu — encoded protein: MAKETFQRTKPHVNVGTIGHVDHGKTTLTAAITKTMAKRYGGVAKDFADIDNAPEERERGITIATAHVEYETESRHYAHVDCPGHADYVKNMVTGAAQMDGAILVVAATDGPMPQTREHILLARQVGVPELVVFMNKVDLVDDEELLELVELEVRELLSKYEFDGDDAAVVKGSALNALNGEEKAEDQIIELMAAVDEKIPTPERDVDKPFLMPVEDVFTITGRGTVATGRIERGVVKLNQDVDIVGIREEKMKSVITGIEMFRRMLDEGQAGDNAGLLLRGIGKDDLERGMVICAPNSITPHKKFSCEVYVLSKDEGGRHTPFFKGYRPQFYFRTTDVTGVCELPEGVEMVMPGDNVAMEVNLIQPVAMEEGLRFAIREGGRTVGAGVVSKILD